One window of the Bradyrhizobium sp. NP1 genome contains the following:
- a CDS encoding NIPSNAP family protein, whose translation MIYEMRVYRCLPGRLPALIKRFDTITLKLWEKHGIKQAGFFTTIVGDSNQELTYLLAWESLAEREKKWTAFQSDPEWIAARAKTEEDGQIVGNIVNQLLAPTSFSAVK comes from the coding sequence AATGCGTGTCTATCGTTGTCTGCCGGGCCGTTTGCCGGCGCTGATCAAGCGCTTCGACACCATCACGCTCAAATTGTGGGAGAAGCACGGCATCAAGCAGGCCGGGTTCTTCACCACGATCGTCGGTGACTCCAACCAGGAACTGACCTATTTGCTCGCCTGGGAGTCGCTTGCCGAGCGCGAGAAGAAATGGACCGCGTTCCAGAGCGACCCGGAATGGATCGCGGCGCGCGCCAAGACCGAGGAAGACGGCCAGATCGTCGGCAACATCGTCAACCAGTTGCTGGCCCCGACGTCGTTCTCAGCGGTGAAATGA
- the kdsA gene encoding 3-deoxy-8-phosphooctulonate synthase — MSSTPSAAPVVNVGSVRFGNDLPISVIAGPCQLESRAHALEVAAALKEIAARLKIGLVYKTSFDKANRTSASAARGLGLHASLPIFAEIRSSLGLPVLTDVHEAVQCAEVAEAVDVLQIPAFLCRQTDLLVAAAATGRVVNVKKGQFLAPWDMANVVAKITGGGNANVLVTERGASFGYNTLVSDMRALPILARTTGAPVIFDATHSVQQPGGKGASSGGEREFVPVLARAAVAVGVAGVFIETHPDPDHAPSDGPNMVPLREFEGLLRRLMAFDALAKKAG; from the coding sequence GTGAGCTCAACCCCGTCAGCAGCGCCGGTCGTGAACGTCGGATCGGTCAGGTTCGGCAACGATCTGCCGATATCGGTCATTGCCGGTCCGTGCCAGCTCGAGAGTCGGGCCCACGCGCTGGAGGTCGCCGCGGCGCTGAAGGAGATCGCGGCCAGGCTGAAGATCGGGCTCGTCTACAAGACCTCCTTCGACAAGGCCAACCGCACCAGCGCCTCCGCCGCGCGCGGGCTCGGCCTTCACGCGTCGCTGCCGATCTTTGCCGAAATCCGTTCCTCGCTCGGCCTGCCCGTGCTCACCGACGTGCACGAGGCCGTGCAATGCGCCGAGGTGGCGGAAGCCGTCGACGTGCTGCAGATCCCCGCCTTCCTGTGCCGCCAGACCGACCTGCTGGTTGCGGCGGCGGCGACCGGCCGGGTCGTCAATGTCAAGAAGGGGCAGTTCCTCGCGCCGTGGGACATGGCCAATGTCGTCGCCAAGATCACCGGCGGCGGCAACGCCAACGTGCTCGTCACCGAGCGCGGCGCTTCCTTCGGCTACAACACGCTCGTGTCAGACATGCGGGCGCTGCCGATTCTCGCGCGCACCACCGGCGCGCCGGTTATCTTCGACGCGACGCATTCGGTGCAGCAGCCGGGCGGCAAGGGCGCCTCGTCCGGCGGCGAGCGCGAATTCGTGCCCGTGCTGGCGCGCGCCGCGGTCGCGGTCGGCGTCGCCGGCGTTTTCATCGAGACCCATCCCGATCCCGACCACGCCCCCTCCGACGGCCCCAACATGGTGCCGCTGCGCGAGTTCGAGGGGCTGCTGCGCCGCCTGATGGCATTCGACGCGCTCGCCAAGAAGGCGGGCTGA
- a CDS encoding MFS transporter: MHQATPGARDQRLPPVLNIIALATFAASLSARALDPVLPHVADDFSVSIATAASFAAVFAFTFAAVQPLIGAAADLFGKARLMIICLVLLGLANILGALSTSFPLLFATRILAGVGAGGVFPVSLGLTSDLVGAEKRQVAIGRTLAGAMTGNLLGASASGLIGDWLGWRGVLAVLGALVVLSSIAVAAGFRGADLKRPPRTNLSALRHGYHTIFTNPNAKFCYSAVFIEGCCVLGLFPFIASFLFEGGETSLSIAGIVIAGFAVGGLFYTLSVSRFLPRLGVKGMMIAGATLVGVQLMATAFGPPWKVQGINLLFMGWGFYMIHGCLQVFASELSVEARATALSLHSFFFFMGQTIGPIAYGFGLAHAGKVATLLIAGAVMIALGFACARLLRQRAPADAGMRPDVKA, translated from the coding sequence ATGCATCAGGCGACGCCCGGCGCGCGCGACCAGCGCCTGCCGCCGGTTCTCAATATCATTGCGCTGGCGACCTTTGCGGCAAGCCTGTCGGCGCGTGCGCTCGATCCGGTGCTGCCGCATGTCGCGGACGATTTTTCGGTGAGCATCGCGACCGCCGCGAGCTTTGCCGCCGTGTTCGCCTTCACCTTCGCGGCCGTGCAGCCGTTGATCGGGGCGGCCGCCGACCTGTTCGGCAAGGCGCGGCTGATGATCATCTGTCTCGTGCTGCTCGGGCTTGCCAACATCCTCGGCGCGCTCTCGACCTCGTTTCCGCTTCTGTTCGCGACCCGCATCCTTGCGGGCGTCGGCGCCGGCGGCGTCTTCCCGGTCTCGCTCGGGCTGACCAGCGACCTCGTCGGTGCGGAGAAGCGCCAGGTCGCGATCGGGCGGACGCTCGCCGGCGCGATGACCGGAAACCTGCTCGGCGCGTCGGCCTCCGGCCTGATCGGCGACTGGCTCGGCTGGCGCGGCGTGCTCGCGGTGCTCGGCGCTCTCGTCGTTCTCTCCTCGATCGCGGTGGCGGCGGGTTTTCGCGGCGCCGATTTGAAGCGTCCGCCGCGCACCAATCTGTCTGCGCTACGCCACGGCTATCACACCATCTTCACCAACCCGAACGCGAAGTTTTGCTATTCCGCCGTCTTCATCGAAGGCTGCTGCGTGCTCGGGCTGTTTCCCTTCATCGCGTCGTTCCTGTTCGAGGGCGGCGAAACCTCGCTCTCGATCGCAGGCATCGTGATCGCGGGATTTGCGGTCGGCGGATTGTTCTACACGCTCTCCGTCTCGCGCTTCCTGCCACGGCTTGGCGTCAAGGGCATGATGATCGCAGGCGCCACCCTGGTCGGGGTGCAGCTCATGGCCACGGCTTTTGGCCCGCCCTGGAAGGTGCAGGGGATCAACCTCCTGTTCATGGGCTGGGGCTTCTACATGATCCACGGCTGCCTGCAGGTCTTTGCCAGCGAATTGTCGGTCGAGGCGCGCGCGACCGCGCTGTCGCTGCATTCGTTCTTCTTCTTCATGGGCCAGACGATCGGTCCGATCGCCTACGGTTTCGGCCTGGCGCATGCCGGCAAAGTTGCGACCCTGCTGATCGCGGGGGCCGTGATGATCGCGCTCGGGTTTGCCTGCGCGCGGCTGTTGCGCCAGCGCGCGCCTGCGGACGCGGGAATGCGGCCGGACGTGAAGGCTTGA
- the queF gene encoding preQ(1) synthase has translation MARNPLQLGRAVAWPASPEAAQLDRVPNPQKGTDYLVRFTVPEFTSICPVTGQPDFAHLVIDYAPGQWLLESKSLKLYVASFRNHGAFHEDCTVMIGKRIAAEIKPKWIRIGGYWYPRGGIPIDVFWQAGRLPKGLWVPEQGVAPYRGRG, from the coding sequence ATGGCTCGAAATCCCCTACAGCTCGGCCGCGCCGTGGCGTGGCCGGCATCCCCCGAAGCGGCGCAGCTCGACCGCGTGCCCAATCCGCAAAAGGGCACCGACTATCTCGTGCGCTTCACCGTGCCGGAGTTCACCTCGATCTGCCCGGTGACGGGACAGCCTGATTTCGCGCATCTCGTGATCGACTATGCGCCGGGCCAATGGCTGCTGGAGTCGAAGTCGCTCAAGCTCTATGTCGCGAGCTTTCGCAACCACGGCGCCTTCCACGAGGATTGCACCGTGATGATCGGCAAGCGCATCGCCGCCGAGATCAAGCCGAAATGGATCCGGATCGGCGGCTACTGGTATCCGCGCGGCGGCATCCCGATCGACGTGTTCTGGCAGGCGGGCCGGCTGCCGAAGGGACTCTGGGTCCCCGAGCAGGGTGTCGCGCCCTATCGCGGCCGGGGCTGA
- a CDS encoding lyase, giving the protein MNRRRFLASTSAALLVAPLVSRNLFAQEGPFRIRYFPLPAGAGVHDVAPGAAGPVWFTSQRSGALGRLTPEDGSAKLVDLGKDAAPHGVIIGPDGAPWVTDGGQNAIARVDPADHKVTLFRLPEKEDYANLNTAAFDRNGILWFTGQSGVYGRLDPKSGDITVFKSPRGPGTYGMTATPSGDIWYASLAGNHIARIDIGSGNATVVEPPTPQQGARRVWSDSRGRIWVSEWNSGHVSVHDPADSSWKSWKLPGDHPRTYAVYVDDRDKVWLSDFSANAILRFDPASETFSTFASDKAGASVRQLNGRPGQVWGGESGNDRLVMIRTV; this is encoded by the coding sequence ATGAATCGCCGCCGGTTTCTCGCCTCGACGTCAGCCGCATTGCTCGTTGCGCCGCTCGTGTCGCGCAACCTGTTCGCGCAGGAGGGCCCGTTCCGGATCCGCTATTTCCCGCTTCCCGCCGGCGCCGGCGTGCATGATGTCGCGCCCGGCGCGGCCGGACCGGTCTGGTTCACCAGCCAGCGTAGCGGCGCGCTCGGCCGCCTCACGCCGGAGGACGGCTCCGCCAAGCTGGTCGATCTCGGCAAGGACGCTGCGCCGCATGGCGTGATCATCGGTCCCGACGGCGCGCCCTGGGTCACCGATGGCGGGCAGAACGCGATCGCCCGCGTCGATCCCGCCGACCACAAGGTGACGCTGTTCCGCCTGCCTGAAAAGGAAGACTACGCCAATCTCAATACGGCTGCGTTCGATCGCAATGGAATCCTGTGGTTCACGGGCCAGTCCGGCGTCTACGGCAGGCTTGATCCGAAATCCGGCGACATCACCGTTTTCAAGTCCCCGCGCGGGCCCGGAACCTATGGCATGACGGCGACGCCAAGCGGCGACATCTGGTACGCCTCGCTCGCCGGCAACCACATCGCCAGGATCGACATCGGAAGCGGCAACGCGACTGTGGTCGAGCCGCCGACGCCACAACAGGGCGCGCGCCGCGTCTGGTCGGACTCCAGGGGCCGCATCTGGGTGAGCGAGTGGAACAGCGGCCATGTCTCGGTGCACGATCCCGCTGATAGTTCGTGGAAGAGCTGGAAGCTGCCCGGGGATCATCCGCGCACCTATGCCGTCTATGTCGACGACAGGGACAAGGTCTGGCTGAGCGATTTCTCCGCCAATGCCATCCTGCGCTTCGATCCCGCCAGCGAAACCTTCAGCACCTTCGCGAGCGACAAGGCGGGCGCGAGTGTGCGGCAGTTGAACGGCCGACCGGGACAGGTCTGGGGCGGCGAATCCGGCAACGACCGGCTGGTCATGATCCGGACGGTCTAG
- the eno gene encoding phosphopyruvate hydratase codes for MTAIVDIIGREILDSRGNPTVEVDVILEDGSLGRAAVPSGASTGAHEAVELRDGDKSRYLGKGVQKAVGAVNGEIMEAIGGMDAEQQVQIDETMIGLDGTPNKSRLGANAILGVSLAVAKAAAQSRDLPLYRYVGGTSARTLPVPMMNIINGGVHADNPIDFQEFMILPVGAKTFADALRCGSEVFHTLRGELKKAGHNTNVGDEGGFAPNLPTADAALDFIMNAIGKAGYKAGDDVVLGLDCASTEFFKDGKYVYEGEKKSRSRSEQAKYLADLVARYPIVTIEDGMSEDDMDGWKELTDLIGKKCQLVGDDLFVTNVKRLADGIKRGLANSILVKVNQIGSLTETLAAIEMAYKAGYTAVMSHRSGETEDSTIADLAVATNCGQIKTGSLARSDRTAKYNQLLRIEQELGTQAKYAGRTALKALA; via the coding sequence ATGACCGCCATCGTCGACATTATCGGCCGCGAAATCCTCGATAGCCGCGGCAACCCGACCGTCGAGGTCGACGTCATCCTGGAGGACGGCTCGCTCGGGCGTGCGGCGGTGCCTTCGGGCGCTTCCACCGGCGCGCATGAGGCCGTCGAGCTTCGTGACGGGGACAAATCGCGCTATCTGGGCAAGGGCGTGCAGAAGGCGGTCGGCGCCGTCAACGGCGAGATCATGGAAGCGATCGGCGGCATGGACGCCGAGCAGCAGGTACAGATCGACGAGACCATGATCGGGCTCGACGGCACGCCGAACAAGAGCCGGCTCGGGGCCAATGCCATCCTCGGCGTCTCGCTGGCGGTCGCCAAGGCCGCCGCGCAGTCGCGCGACCTGCCGCTCTACCGCTATGTCGGCGGCACCTCGGCGCGGACGCTGCCGGTGCCGATGATGAACATCATCAATGGCGGCGTGCATGCCGACAACCCGATCGACTTCCAGGAATTCATGATCCTTCCCGTCGGCGCGAAGACCTTCGCGGACGCCCTGCGCTGCGGCTCGGAGGTCTTCCACACCTTGCGCGGCGAGTTGAAGAAGGCCGGCCACAACACCAATGTCGGCGACGAAGGCGGCTTCGCGCCGAACCTGCCGACGGCGGACGCCGCGCTCGATTTCATCATGAATGCGATCGGCAAGGCCGGCTACAAGGCGGGCGACGACGTCGTGCTCGGGCTCGACTGTGCCTCGACCGAGTTCTTCAAGGACGGCAAATACGTTTACGAAGGAGAGAAGAAGAGCCGCTCGCGCTCGGAGCAGGCGAAATACCTCGCCGACCTCGTCGCGCGCTATCCGATCGTCACCATCGAGGACGGCATGTCGGAAGACGACATGGACGGCTGGAAGGAGCTGACCGACCTGATCGGCAAGAAGTGCCAGCTCGTCGGCGACGACCTGTTCGTCACCAATGTCAAGCGGCTCGCCGATGGCATCAAGCGCGGCCTCGCCAACTCCATCCTGGTCAAGGTCAACCAGATCGGTTCGCTGACCGAAACGCTTGCCGCGATCGAGATGGCCTACAAGGCCGGCTACACCGCTGTGATGTCGCACCGTTCCGGCGAGACCGAGGATTCCACGATTGCCGATCTCGCGGTCGCCACCAATTGCGGGCAGATCAAGACGGGCTCGCTGGCGCGCTCCGACCGTACCGCGAAATACAACCAGTTGCTGCGGATCGAGCAGGAGCTCGGGACACAGGCGAAATATGCGGGCAGGACGGCGCTGAAGGCACTGGCCTGA
- a CDS encoding zinc-binding dehydrogenase, giving the protein MASDSKTGLQLRSLIKKSGELEISLVEVPTPEPADDEIVVRVEATPINPSDLGLLVGAADMTTARAAGSKASPVITAKVPEAAMRAMAARLDESMPVGNEGAGVVIRTGSSEAAKALMGKTVAMIGGAMYAQYRTIKARDVLVLPEGASAADGASCFVNPLTALGMTETMRREGHKALVHTAAASNLGQMLNKICLKDGIPLVNIVRNQEQADILHKIGAKHVVDSKSPGFMDELTKALIETGATIAFDAIGGGRLAGQILTAMEAAINKTATTYSRYGSNVHKQVYVYGSLDPGPIELSRNFGMAWGVGGWLLFPFLMKIGAADGARLRQRVMAELKTTFASHYGKVISLQEALDLANIAVYAKRSTGEKFLINPNKGG; this is encoded by the coding sequence GTGGCATCAGACAGCAAAACTGGGCTTCAATTGCGTTCGCTGATCAAAAAGAGCGGCGAACTCGAGATATCGCTGGTCGAGGTGCCGACCCCCGAACCCGCAGACGACGAAATCGTGGTGCGGGTCGAGGCGACGCCGATCAATCCGTCCGACCTCGGCCTCCTGGTCGGCGCGGCCGACATGACGACGGCGAGAGCCGCCGGCAGCAAGGCATCTCCCGTGATCACGGCCAAGGTGCCGGAGGCCGCGATGCGGGCGATGGCGGCCCGGCTGGACGAGTCCATGCCGGTCGGCAATGAGGGCGCAGGCGTCGTGATCCGGACCGGTTCGTCCGAAGCGGCGAAGGCGCTGATGGGCAAGACGGTCGCCATGATCGGCGGCGCCATGTATGCGCAGTACCGCACCATCAAGGCCCGCGACGTGCTGGTGCTGCCTGAAGGCGCGTCCGCGGCGGACGGCGCCTCGTGCTTCGTCAATCCGCTCACCGCGCTCGGCATGACCGAGACTATGCGCCGCGAGGGCCACAAGGCGCTGGTGCACACGGCGGCCGCGTCCAATCTCGGGCAGATGCTGAACAAGATCTGCCTGAAAGACGGCATTCCCCTCGTCAATATCGTGCGCAACCAGGAGCAGGCTGACATCCTGCACAAGATCGGCGCCAAACACGTGGTCGATTCCAAGTCGCCCGGCTTCATGGACGAACTGACCAAGGCGCTGATCGAGACCGGCGCAACCATCGCGTTCGACGCGATCGGCGGCGGCCGGCTCGCAGGCCAGATCCTCACCGCGATGGAAGCGGCGATCAACAAGACGGCGACCACCTACAGCCGTTACGGATCGAACGTGCACAAGCAGGTCTATGTCTATGGCAGCCTCGATCCCGGGCCGATCGAGCTGAGCCGCAATTTCGGCATGGCCTGGGGCGTCGGCGGCTGGCTGCTGTTTCCGTTCCTGATGAAGATCGGCGCGGCGGATGGCGCAAGACTGCGCCAGCGCGTGATGGCGGAACTCAAGACCACCTTCGCCAGCCACTACGGCAAGGTCATCTCGCTGCAGGAGGCGCTCGACCTCGCCAACATCGCCGTCTACGCGAAGCGCTCGACCGGCGAGAAATTTCTCATCAACCCGAACAAGGGTGGATGA
- a CDS encoding NADPH-dependent FMN reductase, producing the protein MASPHHIVTLVGSIRKESFTLKIANAFAKLAPASLKLEVTTLHGLSFFNQDLEANPPADWLAFREKIQKASGVLFITPEYNRSIPGVLKNAIDVASRPYGKSSFLGKPTGIVSNSPGPLGGVSAAKHLQNILPGISGPILGQPEIYLTAVGDAFNDKGELVKEPLQKVIQQYLSAFAAFVDRQIRASAGA; encoded by the coding sequence ATGGCCAGCCCGCATCACATCGTCACGCTCGTCGGCAGCATCCGCAAAGAAAGCTTTACGCTGAAGATCGCCAATGCCTTTGCGAAGCTTGCTCCGGCCTCGCTGAAGCTCGAGGTCACCACGCTGCACGGCCTTTCCTTCTTCAACCAGGACCTGGAAGCCAACCCGCCGGCCGACTGGCTGGCGTTCCGGGAAAAGATCCAGAAGGCGAGCGGGGTGCTGTTCATCACGCCGGAATACAACCGCTCGATTCCTGGCGTGCTGAAGAACGCTATCGACGTTGCCTCGCGCCCCTACGGCAAGAGCTCGTTCCTCGGCAAGCCGACCGGGATTGTCTCCAATTCACCCGGTCCGCTTGGCGGCGTCAGCGCAGCCAAGCATCTGCAGAACATCCTGCCCGGCATCTCGGGGCCGATCCTCGGCCAGCCCGAGATCTACCTCACCGCTGTCGGCGACGCCTTCAACGACAAGGGCGAGCTGGTGAAAGAGCCGCTGCAGAAGGTGATCCAGCAATATCTTTCGGCTTTTGCCGCCTTCGTCGACCGGCAGATCCGCGCAAGCGCAGGCGCCTGA
- a CDS encoding septum formation initiator family protein — MVTRARLKSFLTGLALYTMAALMIGYFGINAYTGKYGLNARQELDQEIIALTSELARLKQERAEGEKRVSLLRTDRVDPDMLDERARYQLDYANPHDLVRINNPKPN, encoded by the coding sequence ATGGTTACGCGTGCGCGCCTCAAATCCTTCCTGACCGGGCTTGCCCTCTACACGATGGCGGCGTTGATGATCGGCTATTTCGGCATCAACGCCTATACCGGCAAATACGGCCTCAACGCTCGCCAGGAACTGGACCAGGAGATCATCGCGCTGACCTCCGAACTGGCGCGGCTCAAGCAGGAGCGCGCTGAGGGCGAAAAGCGGGTCTCGCTGTTGCGCACGGACCGGGTCGACCCTGACATGCTGGACGAGCGGGCACGCTACCAGCTCGACTATGCCAACCCGCACGACCTGGTCCGGATCAACAATCCGAAGCCGAACTAG
- the pdhA gene encoding pyruvate dehydrogenase (acetyl-transferring) E1 component subunit alpha, which yields MAAPKKPDVKEKGQDKGNGSPPEFSRDQELKALRDMLLIRRFEEKAGQLYGMGAIGGFCHLYIGQEAVVVGMQMALKKGDEVITGYRDHGHMLACGMDPKGVMAELTGRRGGYSKGKGGSMHMFSLKENFYGGHGIVGAQVSLGTGLAFANRYRGNDSVSLAYFGDGAANQGQVYESFNMAELWKLPVVYVIENNRYAMGTSVTRSSAQTDFSKRGASFNIPGKQVDGMDVRAVKAAGEEAIAWCRAGKGPYILEMQTYRYRGHSMSDPAKYRTREEVEKVRHDQDPIEQVRNRLLAAKVSEQDLKAIDAEVREVVNAAADFAQHDPEPDPSELYTDVYR from the coding sequence ATGGCCGCTCCCAAGAAGCCCGACGTCAAAGAAAAAGGTCAGGACAAGGGGAACGGCTCGCCGCCCGAATTTTCACGAGATCAGGAGCTCAAGGCGCTGCGCGACATGCTGCTGATCCGGCGCTTCGAGGAGAAGGCCGGCCAGCTCTACGGCATGGGCGCGATCGGCGGCTTCTGCCATCTCTATATCGGCCAGGAAGCCGTCGTCGTCGGCATGCAGATGGCCCTGAAGAAGGGCGACGAGGTCATAACGGGATACCGCGATCACGGTCACATGCTGGCCTGCGGCATGGACCCGAAGGGTGTGATGGCCGAGCTCACGGGGCGCCGCGGCGGCTACTCCAAGGGCAAGGGCGGCTCCATGCACATGTTCTCCTTGAAGGAGAACTTCTACGGCGGCCACGGCATCGTCGGCGCGCAGGTGTCGCTCGGCACCGGCCTTGCCTTCGCCAACCGCTACCGCGGCAATGATTCCGTGAGCCTTGCCTATTTCGGCGACGGCGCCGCCAACCAGGGCCAGGTCTATGAAAGCTTCAACATGGCGGAGCTGTGGAAGCTGCCCGTGGTCTATGTCATCGAGAACAACCGCTACGCGATGGGCACCTCGGTGACGCGCTCCTCGGCGCAGACCGATTTCTCCAAGCGCGGCGCCTCCTTCAACATCCCCGGCAAGCAGGTCGACGGCATGGACGTGCGCGCGGTCAAGGCTGCGGGCGAGGAGGCGATCGCCTGGTGCCGCGCCGGCAAGGGTCCGTACATCCTGGAAATGCAGACCTACCGCTATCGCGGGCATTCGATGTCCGACCCGGCGAAGTACCGCACGCGCGAGGAGGTCGAGAAGGTTCGCCACGATCAGGACCCGATCGAGCAGGTGCGTAACCGCCTGCTCGCGGCAAAGGTGAGCGAGCAGGATTTGAAGGCCATCGATGCGGAGGTGCGCGAGGTCGTCAACGCGGCCGCGGATTTCGCGCAGCACGATCCGGAGCCCGATCCGTCCGAGCTCTACACCGACGTCTATCGCTAG
- a CDS encoding pyruvate dehydrogenase complex E1 component subunit beta: MPIQVLMPALSPTMEKGNLAKWLKKEGEAIKSGDVIAEIETDKATMEVEATDEGTLGKILIPEGTADVAVNTPIATILADGESAADLAKVSAPAKQEKAAEPAAPAAAKAEVPTATFKAPSAPQTVSEPDPEVPAGTEMVTMTVREALRDAMAEEMRRDGDVFVMGEEVAEYQGAYKITQGLLQEFGARRVIDTPITEHGFAGIGVGAAMAGLKPIVEFMTFNFAMQAMDQIINSAAKTLYMSGGQVQCSIVFRGPNGAAARVAAQHSQDYSSWYSHVPGLKVIAPYSAADAKGLLKAAIRDPNPVIFLENEVLYGHSGEVPKLPDYVIPIGKARIVRSGQHVTLISWSNGMTYALKAAEDLAKEGIEAEVIDLRTLRPMDTETIVASVKKTGRAVCVEEGWQQSGVGAEVAARIMEHAFDYLDAPVARVSGKDVPMPYAANLEKLALPSAAEVVEAAKAVCYR, encoded by the coding sequence ATGCCCATTCAAGTTTTGATGCCCGCGTTGTCGCCGACCATGGAGAAGGGCAACCTTGCGAAATGGCTGAAAAAGGAAGGCGAGGCGATCAAGTCCGGCGATGTGATTGCCGAGATCGAGACCGACAAGGCGACCATGGAGGTCGAGGCCACCGACGAGGGCACGCTCGGCAAGATCCTGATTCCCGAAGGCACCGCCGACGTCGCGGTCAACACGCCGATCGCGACCATCTTGGCCGATGGCGAAAGCGCGGCCGATCTCGCCAAGGTCTCCGCGCCGGCCAAGCAGGAAAAGGCGGCGGAGCCCGCAGCCCCGGCTGCGGCCAAGGCCGAGGTGCCGACGGCCACCTTCAAGGCGCCGTCCGCGCCGCAGACCGTCTCCGAACCCGATCCTGAAGTCCCTGCTGGCACCGAGATGGTGACGATGACGGTGCGCGAGGCGCTGCGCGATGCCATGGCCGAAGAGATGCGCCGCGACGGCGACGTCTTCGTCATGGGCGAGGAGGTCGCCGAATATCAGGGCGCCTACAAGATCACGCAGGGCCTGTTGCAGGAGTTCGGCGCGCGCCGCGTGATCGACACCCCGATCACCGAGCACGGTTTTGCCGGCATCGGCGTTGGTGCGGCGATGGCGGGCCTGAAGCCGATCGTCGAGTTCATGACGTTCAACTTCGCCATGCAGGCGATGGATCAGATCATCAACTCCGCGGCCAAGACGCTCTATATGTCCGGCGGACAGGTGCAGTGCTCGATCGTGTTCCGCGGGCCCAACGGCGCCGCGGCGCGCGTCGCCGCCCAGCACAGCCAGGACTATTCCTCCTGGTACTCGCACGTTCCGGGCCTGAAGGTGATCGCGCCGTACTCGGCGGCTGACGCCAAGGGTCTGCTGAAGGCCGCGATCCGCGACCCCAACCCGGTGATCTTCCTCGAGAACGAGGTGCTGTACGGGCATTCCGGCGAAGTGCCGAAACTCCCTGATTACGTCATCCCGATCGGCAAGGCGCGCATCGTCCGGTCCGGCCAGCACGTCACCCTCATCTCCTGGTCGAACGGCATGACCTACGCGCTGAAGGCTGCCGAGGACCTTGCCAAGGAAGGCATCGAGGCCGAGGTGATCGATCTGCGCACGTTGCGCCCGATGGATACCGAAACGATCGTTGCCTCCGTGAAAAAGACCGGCCGCGCGGTTTGCGTCGAGGAAGGCTGGCAGCAGAGCGGCGTCGGCGCCGAGGTCGCTGCCCGCATCATGGAGCACGCCTTCGATTATCTCGATGCGCCGGTGGCGCGGGTGTCGGGCAAGGACGTGCCGATGCCCTATGCGGCCAATCTTGAAAAGCTCGCGCTGCCGTCGGCTGCCGAGGTCGTCGAAGCGGCGAAAGCCGTTTGCTACCGGTGA
- a CDS encoding DUF5076 domain-containing protein — MSGPKEQPVPPDVVGRGDAVEVLRAFVVDGGLSIAFQRAFEEPDMWGLLLVDIARHASRAYASESEFTEDEALSRIVEMFEAEIARPSDPGSTLPRSQQGH, encoded by the coding sequence ATGAGCGGTCCCAAGGAGCAGCCTGTGCCTCCCGATGTCGTCGGGCGCGGCGACGCGGTCGAGGTGTTGCGCGCCTTCGTCGTCGATGGCGGGCTGTCGATCGCGTTCCAACGCGCCTTCGAGGAGCCTGACATGTGGGGCCTGCTGCTCGTCGACATCGCCCGCCACGCCTCGCGCGCCTATGCGAGCGAGAGCGAATTTACCGAAGACGAGGCGCTGTCGCGCATCGTCGAGATGTTCGAAGCCGAAATCGCGCGGCCGTCCGACCCGGGCAGCACTCTGCCGCGGTCGCAACAAGGTCACTGA